One stretch of Chlamydia abortus DNA includes these proteins:
- a CDS encoding membrane protein, whose translation MSSSSFTPPSCPTPGRNNLYHLQVNPQDPLCIRVLRLVAYVLLHIVTLGLLLLFHYCTRHTTQATPPPIIPVVPQTPSSRLPLPQLPSTPSAGSPAYLEASRRRGSLQPPPRPTTRTSVGLPAATPQPTVTTQPRPQPMTPPPSAPNQLSQPETDTPRPPQPESPSLPPSQQPMTKSALDLPPTTPPPPVTQQPHQQPTIPPPVAPTQLPQPKTKTLRPPQPQRQPILPGLPSLSEIMERIQSLGVLPQGVDNKSLEAMACFNEQGLAPNNACLTLTSAQILNPLFIATYPKSIRSTFHLMMQDLETISRTGNPQDENTRVSRLLLSQLTYLNNNYYSVDVPGDGNCFYRSFHIGWMCSLMRSGDPQAFEKEAQRIMRLPFAQSSPRNRLLTEQMVTVIRHCQTQRNVKDLYDNVLLSPIHTPRAIAYLRNLALYTLDEARLTNMGGEQNVRALILGQMIDAPEMLAEALKKIIQTEPSSPILHHIFRGDVLPITGAASQLELVLEFLSQILLSNQKIQQLPQEKQQEESLFQTTLDELLNTVSATLTAGDLTEESTASILTSLPQEIQGHYQKFTQSLRRARPGQHLPTPVIFLSFLLSHPSCATNHAVCQDFLTKAKTTLAGIIGNNLALADALHWQGEAADILNAKLQASWAQKQAGSLIEVALSLCDGFRSSNMILQLGHTYRLIAKLMQSTPQSTPEAELRSALDTILSHIQNHPSQAASYTEMMSSEIFRGLQLEASTSTKDKIYAEGIKMFFFLLQYPSLLTNRVTAHAAKKILLLYQPHLQQALRNQLNTYRVLSLGGSIFGAFCWQPPACGDRVTTQTIESLLSFLSRDPCALSLCPNMRTQFFQTMDSGNAEETAALLQEARTAYPILWEAFIYQLDTVGHKTTPQRTSLPFSQSVPNDVLLYSFLQTHSQLLDGNTELASRLKTYAITQTIRMKTDITENLNTWTTLFWINVDRLTTYNNLQRVFLFSLVRNNNPYPEAYQSFIHDLNTMDIHELMRTFNSVNTQAEDEHVSAISSALGSLALCQYLGDASLTQTVRQLSALAATHGFFQTDHVPEQRAKIFVLRTNNHYNCLLPKDAHDTSRVTNRGTTQNQP comes from the coding sequence ATGAGCTCATCTTCTTTTACCCCCCCTTCCTGCCCTACTCCAGGGAGAAATAATCTTTATCATCTCCAAGTCAATCCACAGGATCCCTTGTGTATTCGAGTTTTGAGGTTAGTTGCCTATGTGCTCTTGCATATTGTGACCTTGGGTCTCCTGCTACTCTTCCACTACTGTACTCGCCACACAACACAAGCGACCCCACCCCCTATCATTCCCGTTGTACCCCAGACGCCCAGTTCCCGACTCCCTTTACCACAATTGCCTAGCACACCTTCAGCGGGCTCACCTGCATATCTTGAGGCTTCACGAAGAAGAGGCTCATTACAACCGCCACCACGTCCTACTACCCGCACTTCTGTAGGGCTCCCTGCGGCTACCCCTCAGCCCACAGTGACAACACAACCTCGTCCACAGCCGATGACTCCTCCCCCTAGTGCACCTAACCAACTCTCTCAGCCCGAAACAGACACGCCGCGCCCACCGCAGCCAGAAAGCCCCAGCCTCCCTCCAAGTCAACAGCCGATGACCAAGAGTGCATTAGATCTTCCTCCAACCACACCCCCGCCACCAGTTACACAACAACCGCATCAACAACCGACCATTCCTCCTCCTGTTGCACCTACCCAACTTCCTCAGCCCAAAACAAAAACTCTACGCCCACCTCAACCGCAACGACAACCTATACTCCCCGGATTACCCAGTCTATCTGAAATTATGGAGCGCATACAAAGCTTAGGGGTGTTACCCCAAGGTGTGGATAATAAATCTTTAGAAGCTATGGCGTGTTTTAATGAACAAGGGTTAGCTCCTAACAATGCGTGTTTAACGCTCACATCTGCGCAAATCCTGAACCCTCTATTCATTGCTACCTATCCTAAAAGCATTCGCTCGACGTTCCATTTAATGATGCAAGATCTTGAAACCATTAGCCGCACGGGCAATCCTCAAGATGAAAACACTCGCGTCTCTCGTTTACTGTTATCACAATTAACTTACTTGAATAACAACTATTACTCTGTGGATGTTCCCGGAGATGGAAACTGCTTTTACCGTTCTTTCCACATAGGTTGGATGTGTTCGTTAATGCGTTCGGGGGATCCGCAAGCCTTCGAGAAGGAAGCTCAGCGTATTATGCGATTACCTTTTGCCCAGTCATCGCCGAGAAATCGTTTACTGACGGAACAGATGGTTACAGTGATACGGCACTGCCAAACCCAAAGAAATGTAAAAGATCTTTACGATAACGTTCTTCTTTCCCCGATACACACGCCTAGAGCCATTGCTTATTTACGTAACCTGGCTCTTTACACTTTAGATGAAGCACGTTTAACCAATATGGGAGGGGAACAGAACGTTCGGGCTTTAATCTTAGGTCAGATGATTGATGCTCCGGAGATGTTAGCGGAAGCTCTGAAAAAGATTATTCAAACAGAACCGTCTAGTCCGATTTTACACCATATCTTCCGAGGTGATGTCTTACCTATAACTGGAGCTGCAAGTCAATTAGAGCTAGTTTTAGAGTTCTTATCGCAAATACTCCTCAGCAATCAAAAAATCCAACAGCTGCCTCAGGAAAAACAGCAGGAGGAAAGTCTTTTCCAAACGACGCTGGATGAGTTACTCAATACAGTGAGTGCTACCCTGACTGCCGGAGATCTTACTGAGGAAAGCACTGCCTCCATCCTCACCTCGCTCCCTCAAGAAATTCAAGGACATTACCAAAAATTCACTCAATCCCTAAGGCGAGCTAGGCCGGGACAACACCTACCTACCCCTGTCATTTTCCTTTCTTTCCTACTCTCTCATCCTTCCTGCGCAACAAACCATGCGGTATGTCAAGATTTCCTAACAAAGGCAAAAACCACACTCGCAGGGATTATAGGAAATAACTTAGCATTAGCGGACGCTTTACATTGGCAGGGAGAAGCCGCTGACATTCTTAATGCAAAACTGCAAGCCTCTTGGGCGCAAAAACAAGCGGGAAGTTTGATTGAAGTGGCTCTCTCTCTGTGTGATGGGTTTAGATCTTCGAATATGATTTTACAATTAGGTCACACCTACAGGCTCATCGCTAAATTGATGCAAAGCACACCACAAAGCACCCCCGAAGCAGAATTACGCAGCGCTTTAGACACAATTTTATCTCATATCCAAAATCATCCTAGTCAAGCAGCGTCCTATACAGAAATGATGTCTTCTGAAATATTTCGTGGATTGCAATTAGAAGCTTCTACAAGTACTAAGGATAAAATTTATGCGGAAGGAATAAAAATGTTCTTCTTCCTTTTACAATATCCTTCCTTACTAACAAATCGAGTCACAGCGCATGCGGCAAAGAAAATCCTCTTGTTGTACCAACCGCATTTACAACAAGCTTTGAGGAATCAACTGAACACTTACCGTGTATTGTCTTTGGGAGGCAGTATTTTTGGGGCTTTTTGCTGGCAACCCCCTGCATGTGGAGATCGAGTAACCACACAAACGATTGAGTCCTTATTATCCTTCCTATCTAGAGATCCTTGTGCTTTGTCTCTTTGTCCCAATATGAGAACCCAGTTCTTCCAAACCATGGATTCAGGAAATGCCGAGGAAACGGCCGCGTTACTGCAGGAGGCACGAACAGCCTACCCTATTTTATGGGAAGCATTTATTTATCAACTGGATACAGTAGGCCATAAAACCACCCCGCAAAGAACGAGTCTGCCATTTAGTCAATCCGTTCCCAACGACGTTCTACTTTACAGCTTTTTGCAAACGCACTCACAGCTGTTAGATGGGAATACGGAGTTGGCAAGTAGGCTAAAGACCTATGCAATAACGCAAACTATCCGCATGAAAACGGACATCACAGAAAATCTCAATACGTGGACTACATTATTCTGGATAAATGTTGACAGACTGACTACTTATAACAACCTACAACGAGTTTTCCTCTTCTCTTTAGTACGTAACAATAACCCATATCCTGAGGCATACCAGTCCTTTATTCATGATTTAAATACTATGGATATCCACGAGCTTATGCGTACATTTAACTCCGTAAACACTCAGGCAGAAGATGAGCATGTGAGTGCGATTTCGTCAGCTTTAGGCTCATTAGCTCTTTGCCAATACCTAGGCGATGCGAGTTTAACACAAACGGTAAGACAACTCAGTGCGTTGGCGGCGACTCATGGATTCTTCCAAACGGACCATGTTCCAGAGCAACGGGCTAAAATTTTTGTCTTACGTACAAACAACCATTACAACTGTTTGTTACCTAAAGATGCTCATGATACGTCAAGAGTAACCAACCGAGGAACTACGCAAAATCAACCCTAA